The following are encoded in a window of Variovorax paradoxus genomic DNA:
- a CDS encoding TonB-dependent receptor domain-containing protein, translating into MLFSRCGFRPRPSLLALAAASLFSPALFAQTPADQQLREVVVSATGFEQELKDAPASISVITRQELETRQFRDLAEALQNVEGIDVGGSTGKTGGLDISIRGMPSDYTLILIDGRRQNVAGDVTPNGFGAAHTSFMPPLAAIERIEVIRGPMSTLYGSDAMGGVVNIITRKVAREWGGQVTMETGIPQDSEWGSQTRSSVYLSGPVATDLLGLTLRGNIYRREAADWVLAPGQAQPATARNPAPAESRQHSVGGRLMLTPNRQHDIWLDVESGRSWYDNEDGRLGTRDAAAPNRTGNNPPGYQDALRFNRDQVAIGHTGRLGFGTVESSLMHTTTETVGRTIPGGAIPRNAAARRTVYWLSEADRGRERELKTTNLVLDSKLVAPVGDAHVLTVGGQWWDAKLVDGLLPTSQSQTMWALFAEDEWRLAPGLTATLGGRYDHHSAFGGHVSPRGYLVWDATPQWTFKGGVSKGFRAPRLNQLIDGISGVSGQGATLNIGNPNLKPETSTSTELAALFNNQKGLTASATLFHNKVKDKIASGGDCSVARISSCVVDPTANYVVNVDQAKTWGMELSSRVQLTKAWGLKAGYTWTDSEVIEGGVKNGKLADTARHLLHAQVDWNPDAKWRFWLRGEYRGKSPRFTGDPARLTGNNLAIYRAVGDIKAYHLFHLGGSYQVSKNVRLNANVNNLFNKDFRKFQQVNLSGTSAWVNEYFQGGASVAGTTPAGRTIWLSANVTF; encoded by the coding sequence ATGTTGTTCTCGCGTTGCGGCTTTCGGCCGCGTCCGTCCTTGCTGGCGCTGGCCGCCGCATCTCTTTTTTCCCCCGCCCTGTTCGCGCAGACGCCCGCTGACCAGCAACTGCGCGAGGTCGTCGTCAGCGCGACCGGCTTCGAGCAGGAGCTGAAGGACGCGCCCGCGTCCATTTCGGTGATCACGCGCCAGGAGCTGGAAACGCGCCAGTTCCGCGACCTGGCCGAGGCGCTGCAGAACGTCGAAGGCATCGACGTGGGCGGCTCCACCGGCAAGACCGGGGGCCTGGACATCTCGATCCGCGGCATGCCCAGCGACTACACGCTGATCCTCATCGACGGCCGCCGCCAGAACGTGGCCGGCGACGTGACGCCCAACGGCTTCGGCGCCGCGCACACCAGCTTCATGCCGCCGCTGGCGGCCATCGAGCGCATCGAGGTCATCCGCGGCCCGATGTCGACGCTGTACGGCTCCGACGCCATGGGCGGCGTGGTCAACATCATCACGCGCAAGGTGGCGCGCGAATGGGGCGGCCAGGTCACGATGGAAACCGGCATTCCGCAGGACAGCGAGTGGGGTTCGCAGACACGCTCCAGCGTCTACCTGAGCGGCCCCGTGGCCACCGACCTGCTGGGCCTGACCCTGCGCGGCAACATCTACCGCCGCGAAGCCGCCGACTGGGTGCTGGCACCCGGCCAGGCGCAGCCCGCGACGGCCCGCAACCCCGCGCCCGCCGAGAGCCGCCAGCACAGCGTGGGCGGCCGTTTGATGCTCACGCCCAACCGCCAGCACGACATCTGGCTCGACGTGGAATCGGGCCGCAGCTGGTACGACAACGAAGACGGCCGCCTGGGCACGCGCGACGCGGCCGCGCCCAACCGCACCGGCAACAACCCGCCGGGCTATCAGGATGCGCTGCGCTTCAACCGCGACCAGGTCGCCATCGGCCACACGGGGCGCCTGGGCTTCGGCACGGTCGAAAGCAGCCTGATGCACACCACCACCGAAACCGTCGGCCGCACGATTCCCGGCGGTGCCATTCCGCGCAATGCCGCGGCCCGCCGCACCGTGTACTGGCTGAGCGAAGCCGACCGTGGCCGCGAACGCGAACTCAAGACCACCAACCTCGTGCTCGACAGCAAGCTCGTCGCGCCGGTGGGCGATGCGCACGTGCTGACCGTCGGCGGCCAGTGGTGGGACGCCAAGCTGGTCGACGGCCTGTTGCCCACCTCGCAGAGCCAGACCATGTGGGCCCTGTTCGCCGAAGACGAATGGCGCCTCGCGCCCGGCCTCACCGCCACGTTGGGCGGTCGCTACGACCACCACAGCGCCTTCGGCGGCCACGTGAGCCCGCGCGGCTACCTGGTCTGGGACGCCACGCCGCAGTGGACCTTCAAGGGCGGCGTCAGCAAGGGCTTCCGCGCGCCGCGCCTGAACCAGCTGATCGACGGCATCAGCGGCGTCAGCGGCCAGGGCGCCACGCTCAACATCGGCAACCCGAACCTCAAGCCCGAGACCAGCACCAGCACCGAGCTGGCGGCGCTGTTCAACAACCAGAAGGGACTGACCGCCTCGGCGACCCTGTTCCACAACAAGGTGAAGGACAAGATCGCCAGCGGCGGCGACTGCAGCGTGGCGCGCATCTCCAGCTGCGTGGTCGACCCGACCGCCAACTACGTGGTCAACGTCGACCAGGCCAAGACCTGGGGCATGGAACTGAGCAGCCGCGTGCAACTGACCAAGGCCTGGGGCCTGAAGGCGGGCTACACCTGGACCGACAGCGAAGTGATCGAAGGCGGCGTGAAGAACGGCAAGCTGGCCGACACCGCGCGCCACCTGCTGCATGCGCAGGTCGACTGGAACCCCGACGCCAAGTGGCGCTTCTGGCTGCGCGGCGAATACCGCGGCAAGAGCCCGCGCTTCACCGGCGACCCGGCGCGCCTGACGGGCAACAACCTGGCGATCTACCGCGCGGTGGGTGACATCAAGGCGTACCACCTGTTCCACCTCGGCGGCTCTTATCAGGTGTCGAAGAACGTGCGCCTGAACGCCAATGTGAACAACCTGTTCAACAAGGACTTCCGCAAGTTCCAGCAGGTCAATCTGAGCGGCACCTCGGCCTGGGTCAACGAGTACTTCCAGGGCGGCGCGTCGGTGGCGGGCACCACGCCCGCGGGACGCACGATCTGGCTGTCGGCGAACGTGACGTTCTGA
- a CDS encoding ornithine cyclodeaminase family protein: MKHFDEAATGAPLRFERLVPALRAAFAAEAQVPPRHVHSIETGGDAATRGTVLIMPAWSDAGFLGIKTINIFPGNGARGLPGLHATYVLYDARTGVPLAMMDGNEITARRTAAASALGASFLARADARKLLVLGTGRIARMLPAAHASVRPIDEVWVWNHRPEGAEALAEQWRAEGWNAQAVDADLEAAVRQADIVSCATLATTPLVRGEWLAPGAHLDLIGSFTPAMREADVQCFDGTRTFIDTPEALQKAGDLLDAIAAGTLRADAVQGTLADLCRGARPGRTGDAERTVFKAVGSALEDLSAATLVWQARTAP; this comes from the coding sequence ATGAAACATTTCGACGAAGCCGCCACCGGCGCACCCCTCCGCTTCGAGCGGCTCGTGCCCGCGCTGCGCGCCGCGTTCGCGGCCGAGGCGCAGGTGCCGCCGCGCCATGTGCACAGCATCGAGACCGGCGGCGACGCGGCCACGCGCGGCACGGTGCTGATCATGCCGGCGTGGAGCGATGCGGGCTTTCTGGGCATCAAGACGATCAACATCTTTCCGGGCAACGGCGCGCGCGGCCTGCCCGGGCTGCACGCGACCTACGTGCTGTACGACGCGCGCACCGGCGTGCCGCTGGCGATGATGGATGGCAACGAGATTACCGCGCGGCGCACGGCCGCCGCGTCGGCGCTCGGCGCTTCGTTCCTGGCCCGCGCCGATGCGCGCAAGCTGCTGGTGCTGGGCACCGGCCGCATCGCGCGCATGCTGCCCGCCGCGCACGCGAGCGTGCGCCCCATCGACGAGGTGTGGGTGTGGAACCACCGGCCCGAAGGCGCCGAGGCGCTCGCCGAGCAATGGCGTGCCGAAGGCTGGAATGCACAAGCAGTCGACGCCGACCTCGAAGCGGCCGTGCGCCAGGCCGACATCGTGAGCTGCGCGACGCTGGCGACCACGCCGCTGGTGCGTGGCGAATGGCTCGCGCCGGGCGCGCACCTCGACCTGATCGGCAGCTTCACGCCCGCGATGCGCGAAGCCGACGTGCAATGTTTCGATGGCACGCGCACCTTCATCGACACGCCCGAAGCCTTGCAGAAGGCCGGCGACCTGCTCGACGCGATCGCGGCCGGCACGTTGCGCGCCGACGCAGTGCAAGGCACGCTCGCCGACCTGTGCCGCGGCGCGCGGCCCGGGCGCACCGGCGATGCCGAGCGCACGGTGTTCAAGGCCGTGGGCAGCGCGCTCGAAGACCTGAGCGCGGCGACGCTGGTGTGGCAGGCCCGCACGGCCCCCTGA
- a CDS encoding exonuclease: MTEIYISTDVETDGPIPGPHSMLSFGSAAYTADKQLVSTFSANLHTLPGAEADPKTTAWWQTQPEAWAACRTDLQDPTHAMKNYVAWLKGLKARPVFVAYPAGFDFLFVYWYLMRFAGESPFSHSALDMKSFAMALLKTGYRDSTKRAMPRRWFDAGLPHTHVALDDAIEQGALFCNMLAESRRAGGPQA; this comes from the coding sequence ATGACCGAGATCTACATCAGCACCGACGTCGAAACCGACGGCCCCATCCCCGGCCCGCACTCGATGCTCAGCTTCGGCTCGGCCGCCTACACGGCCGACAAGCAACTGGTGTCCACCTTCAGCGCCAACCTGCACACGCTGCCCGGCGCCGAGGCCGACCCGAAGACTACTGCCTGGTGGCAGACCCAGCCCGAGGCCTGGGCCGCGTGCCGCACCGACCTGCAGGACCCGACGCATGCCATGAAGAACTACGTCGCGTGGCTCAAGGGCCTGAAGGCGCGACCGGTGTTCGTGGCGTACCCGGCGGGCTTCGACTTCCTGTTCGTCTACTGGTACCTGATGCGCTTTGCGGGCGAGAGCCCGTTCAGCCATTCGGCGCTCGACATGAAGAGCTTCGCGATGGCGCTGCTGAAGACCGGCTACCGCGACAGCACCAAGCGCGCGATGCCGCGCCGCTGGTTCGACGCCGGGTTGCCGCACACGCACGTGGCGCTGGACGACGCCATCGAGCAAGGCGCGCTCTTCTGCAACATGCTTGCCGAAAGCCGGCGGGCCGGCGGACCGCAGGCATGA
- a CDS encoding 2'-5' RNA ligase family protein, whose amino-acid sequence MPISAFVVKVPAAEPIAADLRRRFDPTVALGVPAHITLLVPFMDPALITDEVLARARRVLQRTASFTFVLGKVGRFPETAYLAPEPAAPFIEMTRALVKEFPEFPPYDGLHDDIVPHLSVAHGNALHAQETAVELQARLLASGPVQARCTEIALIENASGQWVDMHVFPLADPATILRP is encoded by the coding sequence ATGCCCATCTCCGCATTCGTTGTGAAGGTCCCCGCGGCCGAACCCATCGCCGCTGACCTTCGCCGCCGTTTCGACCCCACCGTGGCGCTCGGCGTGCCCGCCCACATCACGCTGCTCGTGCCCTTCATGGACCCCGCGCTGATCACCGACGAGGTGCTCGCCCGCGCGCGGCGCGTGCTGCAACGCACGGCGTCGTTCACCTTTGTGCTCGGCAAGGTCGGACGCTTTCCCGAGACCGCCTACCTGGCACCGGAGCCCGCCGCGCCGTTCATCGAGATGACGCGTGCGCTGGTGAAGGAGTTTCCCGAGTTCCCCCCGTACGACGGCCTGCATGACGACATCGTTCCGCATCTGTCGGTGGCGCATGGCAACGCGCTGCATGCGCAGGAGACGGCCGTTGAGCTGCAGGCGCGGCTGCTTGCGTCGGGGCCAGTGCAGGCGCGCTGCACAGAGATCGCGCTCATCGAGAACGCGTCGGGGCAGTGGGTGGACATGCACGTCTTCCCGCTCGCGGACCCCGCGACGATCCTTCGCCCATGA
- the rtcR gene encoding RNA repair transcriptional activator RtcR, producing MKPIVVIGFLGTQLDAGQGAGRWNKWRPTVSLAQHDDMVVARIELLHTRKHTALAEVVKADIAAVSPETTVNLVPFDLEDPWDFGEVYTRLYDWARAYPFQPEREQYWTHITTGTHVAQICMFLLSESRVVPGVLAQTSPPRKQREGDAGKVALIDLDLSRYDPIARRFDADQRDAVAFLKSGIATRNARFNALIDEIERVAVRSRAPILLVGPTGAGKSFLARRMFELKQARHQVTGPFVEVNCATLRGDGAASTLFGHKKGSFTGAASDRAGLLRTAHQGALFLDEIGELGLDEQAMLLKAIEEKRFFPVGADKEVESDFQLIAGTHRDLRRDVAQGRFREDLFARINLWTYDLPGLAQRPEDIEPNLDHLLALHAAENHRVVRFNAEARTAYLRFAQSSEALWRGNFRDLSASVTRLATLADGGRIAVALVEAEIARLRWLWKHEGTGASVTADDEVDLEALLGEEKFAALDLFDRLQLEAVVRVCRQSRTLSEAGRQLFQASRTQRSVVNDADRLRKYLAKMGLDWARVSADARP from the coding sequence ATGAAGCCCATCGTCGTCATCGGATTCCTCGGCACCCAGCTCGATGCCGGCCAGGGCGCGGGCCGCTGGAACAAGTGGCGCCCCACGGTCTCGCTCGCGCAGCACGACGACATGGTCGTGGCGCGCATCGAACTGCTGCACACGCGCAAGCACACGGCGCTGGCCGAGGTGGTGAAGGCCGACATCGCCGCCGTGTCGCCCGAGACCACGGTCAACCTCGTGCCCTTCGACCTCGAAGACCCGTGGGACTTCGGCGAGGTCTACACGCGCCTGTACGACTGGGCGCGCGCCTACCCCTTCCAGCCCGAGCGCGAGCAGTACTGGACGCACATCACCACGGGCACGCACGTGGCGCAGATCTGCATGTTCCTGCTGTCGGAATCGCGCGTGGTGCCGGGCGTGCTGGCCCAGACCTCGCCGCCGCGCAAGCAACGCGAGGGCGACGCCGGCAAGGTCGCGCTGATCGACCTCGACCTGTCGCGCTACGACCCGATTGCACGCCGCTTCGACGCCGACCAGCGCGATGCGGTCGCGTTTTTGAAGAGCGGCATCGCCACGCGCAATGCGCGCTTCAACGCGCTCATCGACGAGATCGAGCGCGTGGCCGTGCGCTCGCGCGCGCCCATCCTGCTCGTGGGGCCGACGGGCGCAGGCAAGTCGTTTCTGGCGCGCCGCATGTTCGAGCTGAAGCAGGCGCGCCACCAGGTGACGGGGCCGTTCGTCGAAGTGAACTGCGCCACGCTGCGCGGCGACGGCGCGGCCTCCACGCTGTTCGGGCACAAGAAGGGCTCGTTCACCGGCGCGGCGAGCGACCGCGCGGGGCTGCTGCGCACCGCGCACCAGGGCGCGCTGTTTCTCGACGAGATCGGCGAGTTGGGCCTCGACGAGCAGGCGATGCTGCTCAAGGCCATCGAGGAGAAGCGCTTCTTCCCCGTGGGCGCCGACAAGGAAGTGGAGAGCGACTTCCAGCTCATCGCCGGCACCCACCGCGACCTGCGCCGCGACGTGGCGCAGGGGCGCTTTCGCGAAGACCTGTTTGCGCGCATCAACCTCTGGACCTACGACCTGCCCGGCCTCGCGCAGCGGCCCGAAGACATCGAGCCCAACCTCGACCACCTGCTGGCCCTGCATGCGGCCGAGAACCACCGAGTGGTGCGCTTCAACGCCGAGGCGCGCACGGCCTACCTGCGCTTTGCGCAAAGCAGCGAGGCGCTCTGGCGCGGCAACTTCCGCGACCTGTCGGCGAGCGTGACGCGGCTCGCGACACTGGCCGATGGCGGACGCATCGCCGTCGCGCTGGTCGAGGCGGAGATCGCGCGGCTGCGCTGGCTGTGGAAGCACGAAGGCACGGGCGCATCGGTGACGGCGGACGATGAGGTCGATCTGGAAGCCTTGCTCGGTGAAGAGAAGTTCGCCGCGCTCGACCTGTTCGACCGCCTGCAGCTCGAAGCGGTGGTGCGCGTGTGCCGGCAGTCACGCACGCTGTCGGAGGCGGGGCGGCAGTTGTTCCAGGCCTCGCGGACGCAGCGCAGCGTGGTGAACGATGCGGACCGGCTGCGCAAGTACCTGGCCAAGATGGGGCTGGACTGGGCGCGCGTTTCAGCCGATGCGCGCCCCTGA
- a CDS encoding slipin family protein produces MLGFTPFTVKKNERVLLLRNGDFDGLYAAGKYRVFTGFDTVQLERFSLAEPAFEHELADYFLAREPQLVQREFVQVSLGETEVGLRHEDGVLVQILPPATRKLYWRGLREQRVDVIDVAADARLPAELLAKLQSVALRPRAVQGLEGVLLVQVPEFHAGVLTLEGQMQALLPPGNHGFWRFNRQVAVTSVDLRSQIAEVSGQEILTRDKVGLRLNLSAVWRFADVRHALAQMPKPAEHVYRELQFGLRAAVGEQTLDALLENKSAIDQTVLAQVRERLEGSGLVLESVGVKDIILPGEMKTILAQVVEAEKSAQANVIRRREETAATRSLLNTAKVMEGNPVALRMKELETLERVAERIDKISVIGGLDQVLNGLVTLRPNGS; encoded by the coding sequence ATGCTGGGATTCACCCCCTTCACCGTGAAGAAGAACGAGCGCGTGCTGCTGCTGCGCAATGGCGACTTCGATGGCCTCTATGCCGCTGGCAAGTACCGCGTGTTCACGGGTTTCGACACCGTGCAGCTCGAGCGCTTCTCGCTGGCCGAGCCGGCCTTCGAGCACGAGCTGGCCGACTACTTCCTGGCGCGTGAGCCGCAGCTGGTGCAGCGCGAGTTCGTGCAGGTGTCGCTGGGCGAGACCGAGGTCGGCCTGCGCCATGAAGACGGCGTGCTGGTGCAGATCCTGCCGCCCGCCACCCGCAAGCTCTACTGGCGCGGCCTGCGCGAGCAGCGCGTCGACGTGATCGACGTGGCCGCCGATGCACGCCTGCCGGCCGAGCTGCTGGCCAAGCTGCAGAGCGTGGCGCTGCGCCCGCGTGCGGTGCAGGGGCTCGAAGGCGTGCTGCTGGTGCAGGTACCCGAGTTCCACGCCGGCGTGCTCACGCTCGAAGGCCAGATGCAGGCGCTGCTGCCGCCGGGCAACCACGGCTTCTGGCGCTTCAACCGGCAGGTGGCCGTGACGAGCGTGGACCTGCGTTCGCAGATCGCCGAAGTGAGCGGCCAGGAAATACTCACCCGCGACAAGGTGGGGCTGCGGCTCAACCTGTCGGCGGTGTGGCGATTTGCCGATGTGCGGCACGCCCTGGCGCAGATGCCAAAGCCGGCCGAGCATGTGTACCGCGAGCTGCAGTTCGGCCTGCGCGCGGCGGTGGGCGAGCAGACGCTCGACGCCCTGCTGGAGAACAAGTCCGCCATTGACCAGACGGTGCTGGCGCAGGTGCGTGAGCGGCTCGAGGGTTCGGGCCTGGTGCTGGAGAGCGTGGGCGTGAAGGACATCATCCTGCCGGGCGAGATGAAGACCATCCTCGCGCAGGTGGTGGAGGCCGAGAAGTCGGCCCAGGCCAACGTGATCCGCCGCCGCGAAGAAACCGCGGCCACGCGCTCGCTGCTGAACACCGCGAAGGTGATGGAGGGCAACCCCGTCGCCTTGCGCATGAAGGAGCTCGAGACGCTGGAACGCGTGGCCGAACGCATCGACAAGATCTCGGTGATCGGCGGCCTGGACCAGGTGCTCAACGGACTCGTGACGCTGCGGCCGAACGGTTCCTGA
- a CDS encoding RtcB family protein yields the protein MEQKTNYKLHEVANGVPVKMWTNGVPVEDEAQKQLENAARLPIVFKHIAAMPDVHYGIGATVGSVIPTFKAIIPAAVGVDIGCGMMACKTTLNARDLPDNLGPLRSAIEKAVPHGSNPKRMGRDKGSWETPPDETDAAWAKLVDEFDAICEDYPRIKNTNNHKHLGTLGTGNHFIEVCLDEAGAVWFMLHSGSRGVGNAIGTHFIELAKKDAQLHQRNLPDQDLAYFEEGAQYFGDYVRAVGWAQKFARANREVMMQRVVAAARKVITKPFEAHVEAVNCHHNYVSRETHFGQDVLVTRKGAVSAKLGELGIIPGSMGAKSYIVRGKGNPESFMSCSHGAGRTMSRTKAKKLFTVADQIAATEGVECRKDADVIDEIPMAYKDIDAVMDAQKDLVEVVYTLKQVVCVKG from the coding sequence ATGGAACAGAAGACGAACTACAAGCTGCATGAAGTCGCCAACGGCGTCCCCGTGAAGATGTGGACCAACGGCGTGCCCGTGGAAGACGAGGCGCAGAAGCAGCTCGAGAACGCCGCGCGCCTGCCCATCGTGTTCAAGCACATCGCGGCCATGCCCGACGTGCACTACGGCATCGGTGCGACCGTGGGTTCGGTGATCCCGACCTTCAAGGCCATCATCCCCGCCGCGGTCGGCGTGGACATCGGCTGCGGAATGATGGCCTGCAAGACCACGCTCAACGCACGCGACCTGCCCGACAACCTGGGCCCGCTGCGTTCGGCGATCGAGAAGGCCGTGCCGCACGGAAGCAACCCCAAGCGCATGGGCCGCGACAAGGGTTCGTGGGAAACGCCGCCCGATGAAACCGACGCCGCCTGGGCGAAGCTGGTGGACGAGTTCGATGCCATCTGCGAGGACTACCCGCGCATCAAGAACACGAACAACCACAAGCACCTGGGAACGCTGGGTACCGGCAACCATTTCATCGAGGTGTGCCTCGATGAAGCGGGCGCCGTGTGGTTCATGCTGCACTCGGGTTCGCGTGGCGTGGGCAATGCCATCGGTACGCACTTCATCGAACTCGCGAAGAAGGACGCGCAGCTGCACCAGCGCAACCTGCCCGATCAGGACCTGGCGTACTTCGAGGAAGGCGCCCAGTACTTCGGTGACTACGTGCGTGCCGTGGGATGGGCCCAGAAGTTCGCACGGGCGAACCGCGAAGTGATGATGCAGCGCGTGGTCGCGGCCGCGCGCAAGGTCATCACCAAGCCTTTCGAGGCGCACGTGGAAGCGGTGAACTGCCACCACAACTACGTGAGCCGAGAGACGCACTTCGGGCAAGACGTGCTCGTGACCCGCAAGGGTGCGGTGAGCGCCAAGCTCGGCGAGCTGGGGATCATCCCCGGCAGCATGGGCGCCAAGAGCTACATCGTGCGCGGCAAGGGAAACCCCGAGAGCTTCATGAGCTGCAGCCACGGCGCGGGCCGGACGATGAGCCGGACGAAGGCGAAGAAACTCTTCACCGTCGCCGACCAGATCGCCGCGACCGAAGGCGTCGAATGCCGCAAGGACGCCGACGTGATCGACGAGATCCCGATGGCCTACAAGGACATCGACGCGGTGATGGATGCGCAGAAGGACCTGGTGGAGGTGGTTTACACGCTCAAGCAGGTTGTTTGCGTGAAGGGTTAG
- a CDS encoding zinc-ribbon domain-containing protein produces the protein MKSNKQRRAEIKAHRLDRAARAVALQQRQADARLLRAEGMVAADTALLAAHNNTYGPLPTFYVDKAFTCRDCGALEVWTAKQQKWWYEVALGSIHSTAVRCRACRLGTPRTRTTTND, from the coding sequence ATGAAAAGCAACAAACAACGCCGCGCCGAGATCAAGGCGCACCGCCTCGACCGCGCCGCGCGCGCCGTGGCATTGCAGCAGCGCCAGGCCGATGCACGCCTGCTGCGTGCCGAAGGCATGGTCGCTGCTGATACGGCCTTGCTGGCCGCGCACAACAACACCTACGGTCCGCTGCCCACCTTCTACGTCGACAAGGCGTTCACCTGCCGCGACTGCGGCGCGCTGGAGGTGTGGACGGCCAAGCAGCAGAAGTGGTGGTACGAGGTGGCGCTCGGCAGCATCCACAGCACGGCGGTGCGCTGTCGTGCATGCCGGCTCGGAACGCCGCGAACAAGAACAACGACCAACGACTGA
- the rtcA gene encoding RNA 3'-terminal phosphate cyclase: protein MTEAQEEQRALDAVELDGSQGEGGGQILRTGLALSMVTGRPLTIAKIRAGRAKPGLMRQHLACVHAAAEISGAQVDGAELGSQSLRFVPGPVRAGDYRFAIAGAGSCMLVLQTVLPPLLLQPAGQVSRLRLSGGTHNPMAPPFHFLERAFAPLVRRLGGDLQLVLRRCGFYPAGGGEVDATIVPAVEGARLQAFDLLSRGELLAGHAECLAPGLPRHVAARELETVGAAMGWSAEAEQLRTVPTRQNEGPGNALLVTLAYAHLTEVFTAFGEKTLSAEQVAHGLVKEVRAFQKHEDAAVGPHLADQLALLLALAVFRQPGQSGAFTCSEVTPHTRTNCEVIERFLPVRFTITEEAAGPRAARVQVVAS, encoded by the coding sequence ATGACGGAAGCACAAGAAGAACAACGAGCGCTCGATGCCGTCGAACTCGACGGCTCCCAAGGCGAAGGCGGTGGCCAGATCCTGCGCACCGGCCTCGCGCTGTCGATGGTCACGGGCCGGCCGCTCACCATCGCGAAGATCCGCGCGGGCCGCGCGAAGCCGGGCCTGATGCGCCAGCACCTGGCGTGCGTGCATGCGGCCGCGGAGATCAGCGGCGCGCAGGTCGACGGTGCCGAGCTGGGTTCGCAGTCGCTGCGCTTCGTGCCGGGACCGGTGCGCGCGGGCGACTACCGCTTCGCGATCGCCGGCGCGGGCAGTTGCATGCTGGTGCTGCAGACCGTGCTGCCGCCGCTGCTGCTGCAACCCGCGGGCCAGGTCAGCCGGCTGCGGCTGAGCGGTGGCACGCACAACCCGATGGCGCCGCCGTTCCATTTTCTGGAGCGTGCGTTCGCGCCGCTGGTGCGTCGCCTCGGCGGCGACCTGCAACTGGTGCTGCGCCGTTGCGGCTTCTATCCGGCCGGTGGCGGCGAGGTCGACGCGACGATCGTGCCGGCGGTGGAGGGTGCGCGGCTGCAAGCGTTTGATCTGCTCTCGCGCGGCGAACTGCTGGCGGGCCATGCCGAGTGCCTGGCGCCCGGCCTGCCGCGCCATGTGGCGGCGCGCGAACTCGAAACGGTGGGTGCGGCGATGGGCTGGTCGGCGGAAGCTGAGCAACTGCGCACGGTGCCGACGCGCCAGAACGAGGGCCCGGGCAATGCGCTGCTGGTGACGCTGGCCTACGCGCACCTCACCGAGGTGTTCACGGCCTTCGGCGAGAAGACGCTGAGCGCGGAGCAGGTGGCGCACGGTCTCGTGAAAGAGGTGCGCGCGTTCCAGAAGCACGAGGACGCGGCCGTGGGGCCGCACCTGGCCGATCAGCTCGCGCTGCTGCTGGCGCTCGCGGTGTTCCGGCAACCGGGGCAGTCGGGCGCGTTCACCTGCAGCGAAGTGACGCCGCACACGCGCACGAACTGCGAGGTGATCGAGCGCTTTCTGCCGGTGCGCTTCACGATCACCGAAGAAGCTGCGGGCCCGCGCGCGGCGCGGGTGCAGGTGGTGGCGTCGTGA
- a CDS encoding alpha/beta hydrolase, with product MNSKQLLAISAAAFALLGTAGAAHAETYEGVHALTSAASRADVRTEAVAAARNGNEYSDAAAEGTVAVTSTLDRQAVRDQAVAAAHNPLQSLDRRAFYRDEVPSAYKKPAVSFTRQAGL from the coding sequence ATGAACAGCAAGCAACTCCTCGCCATTTCCGCCGCCGCTTTCGCCCTGCTGGGCACCGCCGGTGCGGCCCACGCCGAAACCTACGAAGGCGTGCACGCCCTCACCTCGGCCGCCAGCCGTGCCGACGTGCGCACCGAAGCCGTTGCCGCTGCGCGCAATGGCAATGAATACTCGGACGCCGCTGCCGAAGGCACCGTCGCCGTGACCTCCACGCTCGACCGCCAGGCCGTGCGCGACCAGGCCGTGGCCGCCGCCCACAACCCGCTGCAGAGCCTGGACCGCCGCGCCTTCTACCGCGACGAAGTGCCCTCCGCCTACAAGAAGCCGGCCGTGAGCTTCACGCGCCAGGCCGGCCTGTAA